A single Pseudomonas sp. DC1.2 DNA region contains:
- a CDS encoding gluconate:H+ symporter → MDLSTAAWMVHDTRLIVCCLLAIATIIVLISATKLPPFLSILIGTFIAGVGAGLPPEEVAKAFSKGAGTILGEAGIIIALGSMLGALMAESGAADRIASTLLGLGKGRSLPWVMAVVAMVIGLPLFFEVGLVMMVPIIFVMARRSGQPLLKIAIPALAGMTTLHALMPPHPGPLIAVSALHADLGLTMLLGFSIAIPAVILAGPIYGNWLSKRMHVDEPAELGALFSAPPKAPRQPSFGVSLLIILLPVLLMLGSTLAKVAMSPQNSVALTLRFLGEPLVALGIAVMAAVMCLGWANGMSREAVGGTLRKSLAPIAVLLLTIGAGGGLKQTLLDAGVSQTISKVAEGAHMPYLLLAWLIAVALRQATGSATVATTTTAGILAPMMAGLAATQSSLAALAIGAGSVFFCHVNDAGFWMVREYFGLQLKQTIWVWSILQTIVSVVGLVGTLLWWHWLT, encoded by the coding sequence TTGGATTTATCGACCGCTGCCTGGATGGTTCACGACACCCGCTTAATTGTGTGCTGCCTGCTGGCGATCGCCACGATCATCGTGTTGATCAGCGCCACCAAACTCCCGCCCTTTCTCTCGATTCTGATCGGCACGTTCATCGCCGGCGTCGGCGCCGGTCTGCCGCCCGAAGAGGTCGCCAAAGCCTTCAGCAAAGGAGCCGGAACCATTCTGGGTGAAGCCGGGATCATCATTGCCTTGGGTTCGATGCTCGGCGCCTTGATGGCCGAGTCCGGGGCCGCCGACCGCATCGCTTCGACCTTGCTCGGTCTGGGCAAAGGCAGGTCATTGCCGTGGGTTATGGCAGTGGTGGCGATGGTGATTGGTCTGCCGCTGTTTTTCGAAGTAGGGCTGGTGATGATGGTGCCGATCATCTTCGTCATGGCCCGTCGCTCGGGTCAGCCGTTGCTGAAGATCGCCATTCCAGCTTTGGCCGGGATGACCACGTTGCACGCCTTGATGCCACCGCACCCAGGGCCGCTGATTGCGGTCAGTGCCTTGCACGCCGACCTCGGTCTGACTATGTTGCTGGGGTTCAGTATTGCGATCCCGGCAGTGATTCTCGCGGGCCCGATCTACGGCAACTGGCTGTCCAAACGCATGCACGTCGACGAGCCGGCGGAACTCGGCGCGCTCTTCAGCGCCCCGCCCAAGGCCCCGCGTCAGCCAAGCTTCGGCGTGTCATTGCTGATTATTCTGCTGCCGGTGTTGTTGATGCTTGGCAGCACCTTGGCGAAAGTCGCGATGAGCCCGCAAAACAGTGTCGCCTTGACCCTGAGGTTTCTCGGAGAGCCACTGGTGGCGCTGGGCATTGCCGTAATGGCGGCGGTCATGTGCCTCGGCTGGGCCAACGGCATGTCGCGTGAAGCCGTCGGCGGCACGCTGCGTAAAAGCCTCGCGCCAATTGCCGTGTTGCTGCTGACGATCGGTGCCGGTGGCGGCCTGAAACAGACGCTGCTCGATGCCGGCGTCAGCCAAACCATCAGCAAAGTCGCCGAAGGCGCACACATGCCGTATCTGCTGCTCGCCTGGCTGATCGCCGTTGCGTTACGTCAGGCAACGGGGTCGGCGACGGTCGCGACCACCACCACCGCAGGGATCCTTGCGCCAATGATGGCAGGGCTAGCGGCGACTCAAAGCTCGCTGGCGGCACTGGCGATTGGCGCCGGCTCGGTGTTTTTCTGCCACGTCAACGATGCCGGGTTCTGGATGGTGCGCGAGTACTTCGGCTTGCAACTCAAACAGACGATCTGGGTCTGGTCGATTCTGCAAACCATTGTCTCGGTAGTGGGGTTGGTGGGTACGCTGCTGTGGTGGCATTGGTTGACCTGA
- a CDS encoding MFS transporter, with protein sequence MTANTDTSPAPFTRSDYKTLGLAALGGALEIYDFIIFVFFALTLSQLFFPPDMPEWLRLLQSFGIFVTGYLARPLGGILMAHFADRLGRKKVFSLSILMMALPCLLIGIMPTYAQIGYFAPLLLLALRILQGAAVGGEVPSAWVFVAEHAPAGRRGYALGFLQAGLTFGYLIGALTATFLAQAFTPADILDYAWRYPFLLGGVLGVMGVWLRRLLSETPVFMAMQAQREAAVELPLRTVLREHRLAMLPAMLLTCVLTSAVVVFVVITPTMMQKTFGMTASHTFALSALGIVFLNIGCVLAGLLVDRIGAWRTVMLYSLLLPLGVGTLYTCLIIGGQWTGLAYAIAGLCCGVVGAVPSVMVSLFPARIRVSGISFTYNIAYAAWASITPLLLIGLMPWSPWICVIFCAVMGAVGISSAAYFGARMPTVESRHAAPCL encoded by the coding sequence ATGACTGCTAACACCGATACGAGCCCCGCGCCGTTCACCCGCTCGGATTACAAGACCTTGGGCCTCGCGGCCCTTGGCGGGGCGCTGGAAATTTACGATTTCATCATCTTCGTGTTTTTCGCCCTCACCCTTAGCCAGCTGTTTTTCCCCCCGGACATGCCCGAGTGGTTGCGTTTGCTGCAAAGCTTCGGGATTTTCGTCACCGGCTATCTGGCACGCCCACTGGGCGGGATTCTGATGGCGCATTTTGCCGACAGGCTAGGGCGCAAGAAGGTCTTCAGCCTGAGCATTCTGATGATGGCGCTGCCGTGCCTGCTGATCGGCATCATGCCGACTTACGCCCAGATAGGATATTTCGCACCGCTGTTACTGCTGGCCCTGCGCATTCTCCAGGGGGCGGCGGTGGGCGGTGAAGTCCCCAGCGCCTGGGTGTTTGTTGCCGAGCACGCGCCGGCCGGGCGGCGCGGTTATGCGCTCGGTTTCCTGCAAGCGGGGCTGACGTTTGGTTACCTGATTGGCGCCTTGACCGCGACCTTTCTGGCGCAGGCGTTTACCCCGGCCGACATCCTTGATTACGCTTGGCGTTACCCGTTCCTGCTGGGCGGCGTATTGGGTGTGATGGGTGTCTGGCTGCGGCGCCTGCTCAGTGAAACCCCCGTCTTCATGGCCATGCAGGCCCAGCGTGAGGCCGCCGTTGAATTGCCTCTGCGCACGGTACTGCGTGAACATCGGCTGGCGATGTTGCCGGCCATGCTCCTGACCTGCGTCTTGACGTCGGCGGTGGTGGTGTTCGTGGTGATCACCCCGACCATGATGCAGAAAACCTTCGGCATGACCGCCAGTCACACGTTCGCCCTCAGTGCCTTGGGCATTGTGTTCCTGAACATTGGCTGCGTGCTCGCCGGGTTGCTGGTCGACCGTATCGGCGCGTGGCGCACGGTCATGCTTTACAGCCTGCTGCTGCCACTGGGTGTCGGCACGCTCTACACCTGCCTGATTATTGGCGGCCAATGGACCGGCCTGGCCTACGCGATTGCCGGCTTGTGTTGCGGCGTGGTCGGCGCGGTGCCGTCGGTGATGGTCAGCTTGTTCCCCGCGCGGATTCGTGTCTCTGGCATCTCGTTCACCTACAACATTGCCTACGCCGCATGGGCCAGTATCACACCGTTGCTATTGATCGGCCTGATGCCGTGGAGCCCTTGGATCTGTGTGATTTTCTGCGCGGTGATGGGCGCGGTGGGCATCAGCAGCGCGGCCTATTTTGGCGCGCGCATGCCGACGGTCGAAAGCCGCCATGCGGCTCCCTGTTTGTAG
- a CDS encoding short-chain fatty acid transporter has protein sequence MAADIDDSRYARFALRCSSFAERWFPDSWVFAALAVIIVAVATLAMGAKPTDAAMAFGDGFWSLIPFTMQMAFVVIGGYVVASSPPAVKLIDRLARLPKNGRSAVAWVALISMVASLLNWGLSLVFGGLLVRALARRVDLKMDYRAAGAAAYLGLGAVWALGLSSSAAQLQANPASLPPSILSITGVIPFTQTIFLWQSGVLLLALIVVSLIIAYATAPGPNTARDAEACGIDPSFNLPPLQPRTRPGEWLEHSPLLTILLVLLAAGWLFHEFSTKPAISAISGLNTYNFLFLMLGALLHWRPRSFLDAVSRAVPTTTGVLIQFPLYGSIAALMTTVKGTDAQTLAHHISTFFVQIASHDTYALLMGVYSAILGFFIPSGGGKWIIEAPYVMQVATDLKYHLGWAVQIYNAAEALPNLINPFYMLPLLGVLGLKARDLIGFSFVQLLVHTPLVLFLLWALGKTLTYMPPVMP, from the coding sequence GTGGCCGCTGATATCGACGATAGCCGCTATGCCCGCTTTGCCCTGCGCTGTTCAAGTTTTGCCGAACGCTGGTTCCCCGACTCCTGGGTATTCGCCGCACTGGCGGTGATTATCGTCGCCGTGGCAACCCTGGCCATGGGCGCCAAACCCACTGACGCAGCGATGGCCTTCGGTGATGGGTTCTGGAGCCTGATCCCGTTCACCATGCAGATGGCCTTTGTGGTGATCGGCGGTTATGTGGTGGCCAGTTCGCCACCGGCGGTGAAGCTGATCGATCGCTTGGCGCGGCTGCCGAAAAACGGTCGTTCAGCCGTGGCGTGGGTAGCGTTGATTTCGATGGTCGCCTCGTTGCTGAACTGGGGACTGTCGCTGGTGTTTGGCGGTTTGCTGGTGCGCGCCCTCGCCCGCCGCGTCGATCTGAAAATGGATTATCGCGCGGCCGGTGCGGCGGCGTATCTGGGCCTTGGGGCGGTGTGGGCGTTGGGGCTCTCCTCGTCCGCCGCGCAGTTGCAAGCCAACCCCGCCAGCCTGCCGCCGTCGATTCTGTCGATCACCGGGGTAATTCCGTTCACTCAAACGATCTTTCTCTGGCAGTCCGGCGTGCTGTTGCTCGCGCTGATCGTGGTCTCGCTGATCATCGCCTACGCCACCGCCCCCGGCCCGAATACCGCACGTGATGCCGAAGCCTGCGGCATTGACCCGAGTTTCAACCTGCCGCCACTGCAACCGCGCACACGACCCGGCGAATGGCTGGAACACAGCCCATTGCTGACGATTCTTCTGGTGCTACTGGCGGCCGGCTGGCTGTTCCATGAGTTCTCGACCAAACCGGCAATCAGTGCGATTTCCGGGCTCAATACCTATAACTTTCTGTTCCTGATGCTCGGCGCCCTGCTGCACTGGCGCCCTCGCAGCTTTCTCGACGCGGTCTCCCGTGCCGTGCCGACCACCACCGGGGTGCTGATCCAGTTTCCACTGTACGGCTCGATTGCTGCGCTCATGACCACCGTCAAAGGCACTGACGCTCAGACGCTGGCCCACCACATCTCGACCTTTTTCGTACAAATCGCGTCACACGACACCTATGCCCTACTGATGGGCGTGTACTCAGCGATCCTCGGCTTCTTCATACCGTCCGGCGGGGGCAAGTGGATCATTGAAGCGCCCTACGTGATGCAAGTGGCCACCGACCTGAAGTACCACTTGGGCTGGGCCGTGCAGATCTACAACGCCGCCGAAGCCCTGCCGAACCTTATCAACCCGTTCTACATGCTGCCGCTGCTGGGCGTACTCGGGTTGAAGGCGCGTGATTTGATCGGGTTTTCGTTTGTGCAGTTGCTGGTGCATACGCCGCTGGTGCTGTTTCTGCTGTGGGCGCTGGGCAAGACCCTGACGTATATGCCGCCGGTCATGCCGTAA
- a CDS encoding acid phosphatase, which translates to MNDDKDGNDIPSPEVGQPTDTSRRRFLGGVAVLGVGATLSACGNQGNEPGKPVERPLTPAELDKALHENVKNVVVIYGENRSFNNLFADFPGVENPLSALKPEQYQQQDRDGTALSNLPPVWGGVNQVGPQTLDGVTYPSGTQFQEHLPNAPYALKGPQGEDLPLSLVTRDLWHVFYQNQMQINGGKNDRFVAWADSGGLTMGHYAQTRYSLRLWDVAREFVLCDNFFQGAFGGSYLNHQYLISAQVPFYPDAANSIAKVQMATLQSDDPTDTRLKPLDASPASAMTGPPQFGPSLLTPDGFAVNTMAPPYWPTWIRDPERPDYAKPLPSVLVPQTHEHIGDKLSKKNVDWAWYGGAWQATIDEYKDSGSIPKIPNFQYHHQPFNYFKQQGPENPAERSKRLRDGGLGDESSTNKFLADAEAGTLPAVTFYKPQGNLNMHAGYADVASGDRHIVRALKVLQQSPQWKNMVVVITVDENGGWWDHVAPPKGDRWGPGTRIPALVISPFARQGTVDHTVYDTASILRLITRVFQLEKLDGLKLRDESMIARGQKPMGDLSNALHFPG; encoded by the coding sequence ATGAACGACGACAAAGACGGAAACGACATCCCCTCCCCCGAAGTCGGTCAACCCACCGATACCAGCCGTCGCCGCTTTCTGGGCGGCGTGGCGGTACTGGGTGTTGGCGCAACCCTGAGTGCCTGCGGAAATCAGGGCAACGAGCCCGGCAAACCGGTGGAGCGTCCTCTGACACCCGCCGAGCTGGACAAAGCGTTGCACGAAAACGTGAAAAACGTGGTGGTGATCTACGGTGAAAACCGCAGTTTCAACAATTTGTTCGCGGATTTCCCAGGTGTCGAAAATCCGCTCTCTGCGCTCAAGCCCGAGCAGTATCAGCAACAGGACCGCGACGGTACGGCGCTGTCGAACCTGCCGCCGGTGTGGGGAGGCGTCAACCAGGTCGGCCCGCAAACCCTTGATGGCGTGACCTACCCCAGCGGCACACAGTTTCAGGAACATCTGCCCAATGCGCCTTATGCACTCAAAGGCCCGCAAGGCGAAGACTTACCCCTGAGCCTGGTCACGCGCGATTTGTGGCATGTGTTCTATCAGAATCAGATGCAAATAAATGGCGGCAAGAATGACCGCTTTGTCGCGTGGGCCGACTCCGGTGGCCTGACCATGGGTCATTACGCCCAGACCCGTTATTCGTTGCGTTTGTGGGATGTCGCCCGAGAATTCGTGCTTTGCGACAATTTTTTCCAAGGCGCTTTCGGTGGCTCGTACCTGAACCATCAATACCTGATCAGTGCTCAAGTACCGTTTTACCCGGACGCAGCCAATTCGATAGCCAAAGTGCAGATGGCCACGCTGCAAAGCGATGACCCGACCGATACCCGCCTAAAACCGTTGGACGCGTCCCCGGCCAGTGCGATGACCGGGCCGCCGCAGTTTGGCCCGAGCCTGCTGACCCCCGATGGCTTCGCCGTGAACACCATGGCGCCACCGTACTGGCCAACCTGGATCCGCGATCCAGAGCGCCCGGACTACGCCAAACCTTTACCCAGCGTATTGGTGCCTCAGACTCACGAACACATCGGCGACAAGCTCTCGAAGAAAAACGTCGATTGGGCGTGGTATGGCGGCGCCTGGCAAGCCACCATCGATGAGTATAAGGATTCGGGGAGCATTCCAAAGATTCCGAACTTCCAGTACCACCATCAGCCGTTCAACTACTTCAAGCAGCAAGGCCCTGAAAACCCCGCCGAGCGCAGCAAACGTCTGCGCGATGGTGGCTTGGGCGATGAATCGAGCACCAACAAGTTCCTGGCCGACGCCGAAGCGGGAACGTTGCCCGCAGTGACGTTCTACAAGCCTCAGGGCAACTTGAACATGCACGCCGGTTATGCCGACGTGGCCTCGGGCGACCGGCACATCGTGCGGGCACTGAAAGTGCTGCAACAAAGTCCGCAATGGAAAAACATGGTGGTAGTGATCACCGTTGATGAAAACGGCGGTTGGTGGGACCACGTTGCGCCACCCAAGGGTGATCGCTGGGGCCCAGGAACACGCATTCCGGCGCTGGTGATTTCACCGTTCGCACGCCAAGGCACAGTGGATCACACGGTGTATGACACGGCCTCGATCCTGCGACTGATCACGCGGGTGTTTCAGTTGGAGAAGCTCGACGGACTCAAATTGCGGGATGAGTCGATGATTGCGCGCGGCCAAAAACCGATGGGGGATTTGAGCAACGCCCTGCACTTTCCTGGCTGA
- a CDS encoding molecular chaperone HscC: MIVGIDLGTTNSLVAVWRGESSELVPNALGQFLTPSVVGLDDQGRVLVGQAARERLHTHPRQTASLFKRHMGSATEVRLGEKQFRPEELSALVLKSLKEDVERAFGETVHEAVISVPAYFSDAQRKATRIAGELAGLKVEKLINEPTAAALAYGLHQRDKETSFLVFDLGGGTFDVSILELFDGVMEVRASAGDNFLGGEDFDSVLLEHFLEHHRATDGFPDRNSVVQPLRREAERVRKALGHDSSAEFSLRVDGQQWTQTITQQQLATLYAPLLERLRTPIERALRDARIRVSDLNEILLVGGTTRMPLVRKLAAGLFGRFPSISLDPDEVVAHGAAIQAALKARSAALEEVVLTDVCSYTLGIETSTQVGQQYESGHYLPIIERNSIVPVSRVKTVYTLQDNQQQVLLKIYQGESRLVRDNVALGELDIPVPKRKAGEVSLDVRFTYDNNGLLEAQVSIPLTGEQHSLVIENNPGVLTPVEIQQRLQGLALLKIHPRDQQVNTVLTARLERLYQESLGQVREQIAHWAKQFQHVLDSQDERRIREARSELTQQLSTLEGGLWH, from the coding sequence ATGATCGTAGGGATTGACCTAGGCACCACTAACAGCCTCGTCGCCGTCTGGCGTGGGGAGTCCAGTGAGTTGGTGCCCAATGCCCTCGGCCAGTTTTTGACACCGAGTGTGGTCGGCCTTGATGACCAGGGCCGCGTGCTGGTCGGCCAGGCCGCGCGTGAGCGTTTGCACACTCACCCGCGCCAGACCGCATCGTTGTTCAAGCGGCACATGGGCAGTGCCACGGAAGTCCGGCTGGGGGAAAAGCAATTTCGTCCCGAAGAACTGTCCGCCCTCGTGCTCAAAAGCCTGAAGGAAGATGTCGAGCGAGCCTTCGGCGAAACCGTGCATGAAGCGGTGATCAGTGTCCCTGCGTATTTCAGCGATGCCCAGCGCAAGGCGACACGCATTGCCGGCGAACTGGCCGGGCTGAAAGTTGAAAAACTGATCAACGAACCGACCGCCGCCGCCCTCGCGTATGGCTTGCACCAGCGGGACAAGGAAACCTCATTCCTGGTCTTCGACTTGGGGGGCGGGACCTTTGACGTATCGATCCTGGAACTTTTCGATGGGGTGATGGAAGTCAGAGCCAGTGCGGGCGATAACTTCCTCGGCGGTGAGGACTTCGACAGTGTGCTGCTGGAACACTTCCTCGAGCACCACCGCGCCACCGACGGTTTTCCTGACCGCAACAGCGTCGTTCAGCCCCTACGGCGTGAGGCCGAGCGGGTGCGCAAAGCCTTAGGGCACGACAGCAGCGCCGAATTCAGCTTGCGGGTCGACGGCCAGCAATGGACACAAACCATTACTCAACAGCAACTGGCAACGCTTTACGCGCCCTTGCTTGAACGCCTGCGCACGCCAATCGAGCGCGCCCTCAGGGACGCACGCATTCGGGTGAGCGACCTCAACGAGATCCTGCTAGTCGGCGGCACCACCCGCATGCCGCTGGTGCGCAAACTCGCGGCGGGCCTGTTTGGCAGGTTTCCTTCCATCAGCCTCGACCCGGATGAAGTCGTGGCCCACGGCGCGGCGATTCAGGCGGCACTCAAAGCGCGATCCGCCGCACTGGAAGAAGTGGTGTTGACCGACGTCTGCTCCTACACGTTGGGCATCGAAACCTCGACCCAGGTCGGCCAGCAATATGAAAGCGGGCATTACCTGCCGATCATCGAGCGCAACAGCATCGTGCCGGTGAGCCGGGTCAAGACGGTCTACACCCTGCAAGACAACCAGCAACAAGTCCTGCTGAAAATCTATCAGGGCGAAAGCCGTCTGGTGCGCGACAACGTGGCGCTGGGCGAACTGGACATCCCGGTGCCCAAGCGCAAGGCCGGTGAAGTCTCCCTGGACGTGCGCTTCACTTACGACAACAACGGTTTATTGGAAGCCCAGGTCAGCATTCCCCTGACCGGCGAACAGCATTCGCTGGTGATCGAAAACAATCCGGGGGTGCTGACGCCCGTCGAGATTCAGCAACGCTTGCAAGGCCTGGCGCTGCTCAAAATTCATCCACGCGACCAACAGGTCAACACGGTACTGACCGCACGCCTTGAACGGCTGTACCAGGAAAGTCTCGGGCAGGTGCGCGAGCAGATCGCCCACTGGGCCAAACAGTTCCAGCACGTCCTGGACTCTCAGGACGAGCGCCGGATTCGTGAAGCACGCAGTGAGCTGACGCAACAATTGAGCACCCTCGAAGGCGGCCTCTGGCACTAG
- a CDS encoding J domain-containing protein, which yields MDCWSLLQLPEDTDARSIKRSYARLLKVFRPDEDPEGFQRLREAYEEALDIARWRAEQAADEPEETGAEPLPMLEQADAGNLRAWSDLLELAPLNPGALNQRPLHSLDLEPRHSQPLPRDSTVQDTEQTARALLEGLSQDNLSERWEQAQQQNCAQAFERRLLRFCFNHPGLRSSVAGWAVLHLDWLTPWQRVSMSEGEQDALANCLLQDYRQTAQERLEAKQEREFLALIKNYSAQPWLQVFDRQQQWQQIILQLFNDTEWSVPLFDRVAQVFGWDDQKGIHPEPAWIWQALIERCKQESFYQSQRAKSESDRHWAADVQAARLLMTPMSPTQQKKMINGFGANEWQACQDLAHNLKWRYPQLLSRLPCADVFFWQQFLPRPIAAQTWVRVWAGIALALWLYYCGSDRASSSYSLLVPATVFACVPVWFLRFALIRWVPITSYFFVLDLWLTGHIVPKAWDPDSRWLLLRHGVPQVVMLLLFGFLLGGLGMATYLGFMLIGFVHKRRLGELDPEFCARHPWLTALHWAHFSPLQVVFLLVMVGITLFCQINQTGFPLTRLLPG from the coding sequence ATGGATTGTTGGTCATTGCTGCAACTGCCCGAAGACACCGATGCGCGCAGCATCAAGCGCAGCTATGCGCGGTTGCTGAAAGTATTCCGGCCCGATGAAGACCCCGAAGGTTTCCAGCGTTTGCGCGAAGCCTACGAAGAGGCGCTCGACATCGCACGCTGGCGAGCCGAGCAGGCCGCCGACGAGCCTGAAGAAACAGGCGCCGAGCCGCTCCCGATGCTTGAACAAGCGGACGCCGGTAACCTGCGTGCGTGGTCCGATCTGCTCGAACTTGCACCCCTGAACCCTGGAGCGCTGAATCAGCGTCCACTTCACTCCCTTGACCTAGAACCGCGCCACTCGCAGCCCCTGCCCCGTGACTCGACTGTCCAGGACACCGAGCAAACCGCACGGGCGTTGCTAGAGGGGCTGTCGCAGGACAACCTGTCAGAGCGCTGGGAGCAGGCACAACAACAAAACTGTGCGCAAGCCTTCGAGCGGCGGCTGCTGCGGTTTTGCTTCAATCACCCGGGCCTGCGCAGCTCGGTTGCCGGGTGGGCCGTGCTGCATCTGGACTGGCTCACACCCTGGCAGCGCGTCTCGATGAGCGAAGGCGAGCAGGACGCACTCGCCAACTGTTTGCTACAGGACTATCGGCAAACGGCTCAGGAGCGACTCGAAGCCAAGCAAGAGCGCGAATTTTTAGCCTTGATCAAAAATTACTCCGCTCAACCCTGGCTACAGGTGTTTGACCGACAGCAACAATGGCAGCAGATCATCCTGCAACTGTTCAACGACACCGAGTGGAGTGTGCCGCTGTTCGACCGTGTCGCTCAGGTGTTCGGCTGGGATGATCAAAAAGGTATTCACCCGGAACCGGCCTGGATCTGGCAAGCGCTGATTGAGCGTTGCAAACAGGAGAGCTTTTATCAAAGCCAACGGGCCAAGTCCGAGAGCGACCGTCACTGGGCCGCCGATGTGCAGGCTGCGCGGTTGCTCATGACGCCAATGTCGCCCACGCAACAAAAGAAGATGATCAACGGCTTCGGCGCCAATGAATGGCAAGCTTGCCAAGACTTGGCGCACAACCTCAAGTGGCGTTATCCGCAACTGCTCTCACGGCTGCCCTGCGCTGATGTATTTTTTTGGCAACAGTTTCTTCCGCGCCCCATTGCTGCCCAAACCTGGGTGCGGGTATGGGCCGGCATCGCGCTGGCACTGTGGTTGTACTATTGCGGCAGCGACCGCGCCTCATCGAGCTACAGCCTCCTCGTACCGGCGACGGTGTTTGCCTGCGTTCCGGTCTGGTTCTTGCGTTTCGCCTTAATTCGGTGGGTGCCGATTACGTCTTACTTTTTTGTCTTGGACCTGTGGCTGACCGGGCATATTGTCCCCAAAGCATGGGACCCGGATTCCCGATGGCTGCTGCTGCGCCATGGCGTTCCTCAGGTCGTGATGCTGCTGTTGTTTGGCTTTTTGCTAGGGGGATTGGGCATGGCGACTTACCTGGGCTTCATGCTTATCGGGTTCGTACACAAGCGACGCCTCGGTGAACTCGATCCAGAGTTCTGCGCACGGCACCCTTGGTTGACCGCGCTGCATTGGGCGCATTTCAGCCCACTGCAGGTAGTGTTTTTGCTGGTTATGGTGGGGATCACGCTGTTCTGCCAGATCAACCAAACCGGTTTCCCGCTAACCCGTCTGCTGCCTGGCTAA
- a CDS encoding SET domain-containing protein-lysine N-methyltransferase → MKHHAHHGTLAQPTGGIYPFAELPVHLGFPSTTDFEVIYNANGSAVAVAALREFPRISRLCRASGHLLPYRCRYTRQLAPGIHVYDPRFSGLLRHSCDPNVFFDMSELWLWALKDIKKGDPLTMDYAATEDTLLHQFACLCGSTECRGWITGYDEPPNADGQLFFRHWRRRSLC, encoded by the coding sequence ATGAAACACCATGCCCATCACGGGACGCTTGCGCAGCCAACAGGTGGCATCTATCCCTTTGCAGAATTACCGGTTCACCTTGGATTCCCCTCCACTACCGACTTCGAGGTTATCTACAACGCCAACGGCTCAGCCGTCGCCGTTGCGGCGCTCCGGGAATTCCCACGCATCAGTCGCCTATGCCGGGCTTCAGGGCACTTGTTGCCTTATCGGTGCAGGTATACGCGGCAACTGGCGCCAGGCATTCATGTCTACGACCCACGCTTCAGCGGCCTGCTGCGCCACTCCTGCGACCCGAACGTATTTTTCGACATGAGCGAGCTGTGGTTGTGGGCGCTGAAGGACATTAAAAAAGGCGACCCGCTGACGATGGATTACGCAGCGACTGAAGACACATTGCTGCATCAGTTCGCCTGCCTGTGCGGATCAACGGAGTGTCGCGGCTGGATCACCGGCTACGACGAACCACCGAACGCCGACGGCCAGCTGTTTTTCAGGCACTGGCGTCGGCGAAGCCTCTGCTGA
- the can gene encoding carbonate dehydratase, translating to MNELQDLIDNNERWADAITKEDPDFFAKLARQQTPEYLWIGCSDARVPANEIVGMLPGDLFVHRNVANVVLHTDLNCLSVIQYAVDVLKVKHILVTGHYGCGGVRASMQDRQLGLIDGWLRSIRDLYYENREVLAQLPTEEEQVDRLCELNVIQQVANVGHTSIVQNAWHRGQSLSIHGCIYGIKDGRWKSLNATISGFEQLPPQYRLRPVGAP from the coding sequence ATGAACGAATTACAAGATCTGATTGATAACAACGAGCGTTGGGCTGACGCGATCACTAAAGAAGATCCGGACTTCTTCGCCAAGCTGGCTCGTCAACAAACCCCTGAGTACCTGTGGATCGGCTGCTCTGACGCCCGCGTGCCGGCGAACGAGATTGTCGGCATGTTGCCGGGCGATCTGTTCGTACACCGCAACGTGGCCAACGTGGTGCTGCACACCGACCTCAATTGCCTGTCGGTGATTCAGTACGCGGTGGACGTGCTCAAGGTCAAACACATACTGGTCACCGGCCACTATGGATGCGGCGGTGTGCGCGCCTCGATGCAGGATCGTCAGCTCGGCTTGATCGACGGCTGGTTGCGCTCGATTCGTGATCTTTATTACGAAAACCGTGAAGTGCTGGCCCAACTGCCTACCGAAGAGGAGCAGGTCGACCGTCTCTGCGAATTGAACGTGATCCAGCAAGTGGCCAACGTCGGTCACACCAGCATTGTGCAAAACGCCTGGCACCGAGGGCAGAGCCTCTCGATCCACGGTTGCATCTACGGTATCAAGGACGGGCGCTGGAAAAGCCTGAACGCGACCATCAGCGGTTTTGAGCAACTACCGCCGCAATACCGCCTACGGCCAGTTGGGGCGCCGTAA
- a CDS encoding serine kinase/phosphatase, with protein sequence MTESRRPFDAVQPEPIDDNEDRMGSMHELDFDEEEPSAKIGDELPENERERLMPRERVQEAGMTGASTDDHEPTDDDMSPETLILEDGARDAHEAGEGHQADWDLSIVDEDDIGGGNGLDEAELARRDPIDGNR encoded by the coding sequence ATGACTGAATCACGACGTCCGTTCGATGCGGTTCAACCCGAGCCCATTGATGACAACGAAGACCGGATGGGCTCGATGCATGAGCTGGATTTCGACGAGGAAGAACCCAGCGCGAAAATCGGTGATGAGCTGCCGGAAAATGAACGCGAACGTCTTATGCCCCGTGAGCGTGTGCAAGAAGCCGGAATGACCGGGGCCTCGACCGATGACCATGAACCCACCGACGATGACATGAGCCCGGAAACGTTGATTCTTGAAGACGGCGCACGGGATGCACATGAGGCTGGCGAAGGCCATCAGGCCGATTGGGATCTGAGCATCGTCGATGAGGACGATATCGGTGGCGGTAACGGGCTGGATGAAGCGGAGTTGGCGCGGCGCGATCCGATTGACGGCAATCGCTGA